A single region of the Streptomyces virginiae genome encodes:
- the sucB gene encoding 2-oxoglutarate dehydrogenase, E2 component, dihydrolipoamide succinyltransferase gives MSVSVTLPALGESVTEGTVTRWLKAEGERVEADEPLLEVSTDKVDTEIPSPVSGILASIKVAEDETVEVGAELAVIDDGSGAPAAAEAPAAEPAAAEAPAAAPAPVAEAPAAPAPAAEAPAEAAAAPAASGTDVVLPALGESVTEGTVTRWLKQVGESVEADEPLLEVSTDKVDTEIPAPVSGTLLEIRINEDETAEVGAVLAVIGAAGAAPAAPAPAAAPAPEAAPAPAAPAPAAPAAPVAAPAPVAPAAPVAAPAPVQAAAPVAAPAPVAPVAPAPAAAPASAGDEAAYVTPLVRKLASESGVNLSTVSGTGVGGRIRKQDVLAAAEAAKAAAAAPAPAAAAPAAKAPAAAVSELRGQTVKMTRMRKVIGDNMMKALHSQAQLSSVVEVDITKIMKLREKAKGAFLAREGVKLSPMPFFVKAAAQALKAHAVVNARINEDEGTITYFDSENIGIAVDSEKGLMTPVIKGAGDLNLAGISKATADLAAKVRGNKITPDELSGATFTISNTGSRGALFDTVIVPPNQVAILGIGATVKRPVVIETAEGTNIGIRDMTYLTLSYDHRLVDGADAARYLSAVKAILEAGEFEVELGL, from the coding sequence ATGTCGGTTTCCGTAACCCTTCCGGCGCTCGGTGAGAGCGTCACCGAGGGCACTGTCACCCGCTGGCTGAAGGCCGAGGGCGAGCGCGTCGAGGCCGACGAGCCGCTGCTCGAGGTCTCGACCGACAAGGTCGACACCGAGATCCCCTCCCCCGTGTCGGGCATCCTGGCCTCCATCAAGGTCGCCGAGGACGAGACCGTCGAGGTCGGCGCCGAGCTGGCCGTCATCGACGACGGCTCCGGCGCTCCGGCCGCTGCCGAGGCTCCGGCCGCCGAGCCGGCCGCCGCCGAGGCCCCCGCTGCCGCTCCGGCTCCGGTCGCCGAGGCCCCCGCGGCCCCGGCTCCCGCCGCCGAGGCCCCCGCCGAGGCTGCCGCCGCTCCGGCCGCGTCCGGCACCGATGTCGTGCTCCCCGCCCTGGGCGAGTCCGTCACCGAGGGCACCGTCACCCGCTGGCTGAAGCAGGTCGGCGAGTCCGTCGAGGCCGACGAGCCGCTGCTCGAGGTCTCCACGGACAAGGTCGACACCGAGATCCCCGCGCCGGTCTCCGGCACGCTGCTGGAGATCCGGATCAACGAGGACGAGACCGCCGAGGTCGGCGCCGTCCTGGCCGTCATCGGCGCCGCGGGTGCCGCTCCGGCCGCCCCGGCTCCGGCTGCCGCCCCGGCCCCCGAGGCCGCTCCGGCCCCGGCTGCTCCGGCTCCGGCCGCTCCGGCCGCTCCGGTCGCCGCTCCGGCTCCGGTCGCCCCGGCCGCTCCGGTCGCCGCTCCGGCTCCGGTCCAGGCCGCCGCCCCGGTGGCCGCTCCGGCCCCGGTCGCCCCCGTCGCCCCGGCTCCGGCCGCCGCTCCGGCGTCCGCCGGTGACGAGGCCGCGTACGTGACCCCGCTGGTGCGCAAGCTCGCCTCGGAGTCCGGCGTCAACCTGTCCACGGTCTCGGGCACCGGTGTCGGTGGCCGTATCCGCAAGCAGGACGTCCTGGCCGCCGCCGAGGCCGCCAAGGCCGCTGCCGCCGCCCCGGCGCCGGCCGCCGCCGCTCCGGCCGCGAAGGCTCCGGCCGCCGCGGTGTCCGAGCTGCGCGGTCAGACGGTCAAGATGACCCGCATGCGCAAGGTCATCGGCGACAACATGATGAAGGCCCTGCACTCGCAGGCTCAGCTCAGCTCCGTGGTCGAGGTGGACATCACCAAGATCATGAAGCTGCGCGAGAAGGCCAAGGGCGCGTTCCTGGCCCGTGAGGGCGTCAAGCTCTCGCCGATGCCGTTCTTCGTCAAGGCCGCTGCCCAGGCGCTGAAGGCCCACGCGGTCGTCAACGCCCGGATCAACGAGGACGAGGGCACCATCACCTACTTCGACTCGGAGAACATCGGCATCGCCGTGGACTCCGAGAAGGGCCTGATGACCCCGGTCATCAAGGGTGCCGGTGACCTCAACCTGGCGGGCATCTCCAAGGCGACCGCCGACCTGGCCGCCAAGGTCCGCGGCAACAAGATCACGCCGGACGAGCTGTCGGGTGCGACCTTCACCATCAGCAACACCGGCTCGCGCGGTGCGCTGTTCGACACGGTCATCGTGCCCCCGAACCAGGTCGCCATCCTGGGCATCGGTGCCACGGTGAAGCGCCCGGTGGTCATCGAGACCGCCGAGGGCACGAACATCGGCATCCGCGACATGACGTACCTGACCCTGTCCTACGACCACCGCCTGGTGGACGGCGCGGACGCGGCCCGGTACCTCTCGGCCGTCAAGGCGATCCTCGAGGCCGGCGAGTTCGAGGTCGAGCTCGGCCTGTAA
- the aceE gene encoding pyruvate dehydrogenase (acetyl-transferring), homodimeric type, whose translation MSDPVGKLPSELDQLPDRDTEETAEWAASLDAVAQAAGTRRAEYLLRRTLQHAEAAGLALPKLLETDYVNTIPTAAEPEFPGDEEMEAKITAWNRWNAAAMVTRGSKYGVGGHIATFASAAWLYETGFQHFFRGKEADGSGDQLYIQGHASPGIYARAFLDGRISEQQLDNFRQESGGNGLPSYPHPRRLPWLWEFPTVSMGLGPLSAIYQARFNRYLQNRSIKDTANSHVWAFLGDGEMDEPESTAALALASREQLDNLTFVINCNLQRLDGPVRANFRVVQELEAQFRGAGWNVIKSLWGSAWDELFQLDTTGALVRRLREVPDAQFQTYATRDVAYIRQHFFGANAELVALGALLSDAKIAECFHSSRGGHEPRKVYAAYKAALEHKGAPTVILAQTVKGYTLGAGFESKNANHQMKKLTIDEFKDMRDLLGLPIPDSAFADGQVPYGHPGANSPEVQYLNERRAALGGPAPARKVRHVALPAPADRSFAPLLKGSGKQEMATTMAFVRLVKDLMRDKETGKRWVPIVPDEARTFGMESLFPSAGIYSPLGQTYEPVDRDQLMYYKEAKDGQILNEGITEAGAMADFIAACTSYATHGEPMIPFYIFYSMFGWQRTADQMWQLADQLGKGFIVGATAGRTTLTGEGLQHADGHSHLIASTNPASLNYDPAFAYEIAVIVKDGLRRMYGEQPEDVFYYLTVYNEPKVQPAMPEGVEEGILKGLYRFNTAADLAEAAPAADAAKIQLMASGTAIHWILEAQKLLAAEWNVAADVWSATSWGELRRDALECDEALLRGEVRTPYVTRALEGVTSPVLAVSDWMRQVPDQISQWVEQDYTSLGTDGFGLSDTREGARRHFGVDAQSIVVAALAQLARRGEVPASAVKEARERYGL comes from the coding sequence ATGTCCGACCCCGTAGGAAAGCTTCCGAGCGAGCTCGACCAGCTCCCGGATCGCGACACCGAGGAGACCGCCGAATGGGCGGCCTCCCTCGACGCCGTCGCACAGGCCGCCGGTACGCGCCGCGCCGAATACCTGCTCCGCCGCACGCTCCAGCACGCCGAGGCCGCCGGCCTCGCCCTGCCGAAGCTGCTGGAGACGGACTACGTCAACACCATCCCGACCGCCGCGGAGCCCGAGTTCCCCGGTGACGAGGAGATGGAAGCCAAGATCACCGCATGGAACCGCTGGAACGCGGCCGCCATGGTGACCCGCGGCTCCAAGTACGGCGTCGGTGGCCACATCGCCACCTTCGCCTCCGCCGCGTGGCTCTACGAGACCGGCTTCCAGCACTTCTTCCGCGGGAAGGAGGCCGACGGATCGGGCGACCAGCTCTACATCCAGGGCCACGCCTCCCCCGGCATCTACGCCCGCGCCTTCCTCGACGGCCGGATCTCCGAGCAGCAGCTCGACAACTTCCGCCAGGAGTCCGGCGGCAACGGCCTGCCGTCCTACCCGCACCCGCGGCGCCTGCCGTGGCTGTGGGAGTTCCCGACGGTGTCCATGGGCCTCGGCCCGCTCTCCGCGATCTACCAGGCGCGGTTCAACCGCTACCTGCAGAACCGGAGCATCAAGGACACCGCGAACTCGCACGTCTGGGCCTTCCTGGGCGACGGCGAGATGGACGAGCCCGAGTCGACCGCCGCCCTGGCCCTCGCCTCCCGCGAGCAGCTCGACAACCTGACCTTCGTCATCAACTGCAACCTGCAGCGCCTCGACGGTCCGGTCCGCGCCAACTTCCGCGTGGTCCAGGAGCTGGAGGCCCAGTTCCGCGGTGCCGGCTGGAACGTCATCAAGTCGCTGTGGGGCTCCGCCTGGGACGAGCTGTTCCAGCTCGACACCACGGGCGCCCTCGTACGCCGCCTGCGCGAGGTACCGGACGCGCAGTTCCAGACGTACGCGACCCGCGACGTGGCCTACATCCGCCAGCACTTCTTCGGCGCCAACGCCGAGCTCGTCGCCCTCGGCGCCCTGCTCTCCGACGCGAAGATCGCCGAGTGCTTCCACAGCTCCCGCGGCGGCCACGAGCCCCGCAAGGTCTACGCCGCGTACAAGGCCGCCCTGGAGCACAAGGGCGCGCCGACGGTCATCCTCGCGCAGACCGTCAAGGGCTACACGCTGGGTGCCGGGTTCGAGTCGAAGAACGCGAACCACCAGATGAAGAAGCTGACGATCGACGAGTTCAAGGACATGCGTGACCTCCTTGGCCTCCCGATCCCCGACAGCGCCTTCGCCGACGGCCAGGTCCCGTACGGTCACCCGGGCGCGAACAGCCCCGAGGTGCAGTACCTGAACGAGCGCCGTGCGGCGCTCGGCGGTCCGGCCCCGGCCCGCAAGGTCCGGCACGTGGCCCTGCCCGCCCCGGCGGACCGGTCCTTCGCCCCGCTGCTCAAGGGCTCCGGCAAGCAGGAGATGGCCACCACCATGGCCTTCGTCCGGCTCGTCAAGGACCTGATGCGGGACAAGGAGACCGGCAAGCGCTGGGTGCCGATCGTCCCCGACGAGGCCCGTACCTTCGGTATGGAGTCCCTCTTCCCGTCGGCCGGCATCTACTCGCCGCTGGGCCAGACGTACGAGCCGGTCGACCGCGACCAGCTCATGTACTACAAGGAAGCCAAGGACGGGCAGATCCTCAACGAGGGGATCACCGAGGCCGGCGCCATGGCCGACTTCATCGCCGCCTGCACGTCGTACGCGACGCACGGCGAGCCGATGATCCCGTTCTACATCTTCTACTCGATGTTCGGCTGGCAGCGCACCGCCGACCAGATGTGGCAGCTCGCCGACCAGCTCGGCAAGGGCTTCATCGTCGGCGCCACCGCCGGTCGCACGACCCTGACCGGTGAGGGCCTGCAGCACGCGGACGGCCACTCGCACCTGATCGCGTCCACGAACCCGGCGTCGCTGAACTACGACCCGGCCTTCGCGTACGAGATCGCGGTGATCGTCAAGGACGGTCTGCGCCGCATGTACGGCGAGCAGCCCGAGGACGTCTTCTACTACCTCACGGTCTACAACGAGCCGAAGGTGCAGCCGGCGATGCCGGAGGGCGTCGAAGAGGGCATCCTCAAGGGCCTGTACCGCTTCAACACGGCGGCGGACCTGGCGGAGGCGGCCCCGGCCGCCGACGCCGCGAAGATCCAGCTGATGGCCTCGGGTACCGCGATCCACTGGATCCTGGAGGCGCAGAAGCTCCTCGCCGCCGAGTGGAACGTGGCCGCCGACGTCTGGTCCGCCACCTCCTGGGGCGAGCTGCGGCGCGACGCGCTGGAGTGCGACGAGGCGCTGCTGCGCGGCGAGGTCCGCACCCCGTACGTCACCCGCGCGCTGGAGGGCGTCACCAGCCCGGTGCTCGCCGTCTCCGACTGGATGCGTCAGGTCCCGGACCAGATCAGCCAGTGGGTGGAGCAGGACTACACCTCGCTCGGTACGGACGGCTTCGGTCTGTCCGACACCCGTGAGGGCGCCCGCCGCCACTTCGGTGTCGACGCCCAGTCGATCGTGGTGGCCGCGCTGGCCCAGCTCGCCCGCCGCGGCGAGGTGCCGGCGTCCGCCGTCAAGGAGGCCCGGGAGCGCTACGGCCTCTGA
- a CDS encoding GntR family transcriptional regulator, whose product MTPPVVHSLREQIREHIVEGIVSGRWKPGERIVERRIAVELEVSQTPVREALRELETLRLIESAPNKGVRVRNLSAADLEEIYPVRAGLEQIAAELAAPRLASDCSALEPHVAALWEADRTEDGTAQVRHTVGFHREMVRAAGNSVLLHTWESLGIEVFTALSIRWLGTVQKSYAEEHEALVEAFRSQDPDIGLLVKRHVLGCAPRA is encoded by the coding sequence ATCACCCCACCCGTCGTGCACTCGCTGCGCGAGCAGATCCGCGAGCACATCGTGGAGGGGATCGTCAGCGGGCGCTGGAAGCCCGGCGAGCGGATCGTCGAGCGGCGGATCGCCGTGGAGCTGGAGGTCAGCCAGACCCCCGTACGGGAGGCCCTGCGCGAGCTGGAGACGCTGCGGCTGATCGAGTCGGCGCCGAACAAGGGCGTGCGCGTACGGAACCTCTCCGCGGCCGACCTGGAGGAGATCTACCCGGTCCGGGCCGGTCTGGAGCAGATCGCGGCCGAACTGGCCGCGCCGCGGCTGGCGAGCGACTGCTCGGCGCTGGAGCCGCACGTGGCGGCGCTGTGGGAGGCCGACCGGACCGAGGACGGGACCGCGCAGGTGCGGCACACCGTCGGGTTCCACCGGGAGATGGTGCGGGCCGCCGGGAACAGCGTGCTGCTGCACACCTGGGAGAGCCTGGGCATCGAGGTGTTCACGGCGCTGTCCATCCGCTGGCTGGGGACCGTCCAGAAGTCGTACGCGGAGGAGCACGAGGCTCTCGTCGAGGCGTTCCGCAGTCAGGATCCGGACATCGGTCTGCTCGTGAAGCGGCATGTCCTGGGGTGCGCCCCGCGCGCTTGA
- a CDS encoding DUF4240 domain-containing protein: MDETEFWEIVDRTREAADGDPEEHAELLVERLATLDPDSVLDFARHFESRYNRAYTWDLWGAAWVLLDGASDDAFDYFRCWLIGQGREVFEGGVHDPDQLAELLGAFDEEIDGDGEELGYAADEAYEQLTGAVAPDLGVPLQAAEPEGAPLDFENEAVLAERFPRLWDRFRG; this comes from the coding sequence ATGGACGAGACGGAGTTCTGGGAGATCGTCGACCGTACCCGCGAGGCCGCCGACGGCGACCCCGAGGAACACGCCGAGCTGCTCGTGGAGCGGCTCGCCACTCTCGACCCGGACTCCGTCCTCGACTTCGCCCGGCACTTCGAGTCCCGGTACAACCGGGCGTACACCTGGGACCTGTGGGGTGCGGCCTGGGTGCTGCTCGACGGGGCGAGCGATGACGCCTTCGACTACTTCCGCTGCTGGCTGATCGGCCAGGGGCGGGAGGTGTTCGAGGGCGGGGTGCACGATCCGGACCAGCTGGCGGAGCTCCTGGGCGCCTTCGACGAGGAGATCGACGGGGACGGCGAGGAGCTCGGGTACGCGGCCGACGAGGCGTACGAGCAGCTGACCGGGGCGGTGGCGCCGGATCTGGGCGTCCCGCTGCAGGCGGCCGAGCCGGAGGGCGCCCCGCTGGACTTCGAGAACGAAGCCGTGCTGGCGGAGCGCTTCCCCCGGCTGTGGGACCGGTTCCGCGGCTGA